A single region of the Sorghum bicolor cultivar BTx623 chromosome 9, Sorghum_bicolor_NCBIv3, whole genome shotgun sequence genome encodes:
- the LOC8072730 gene encoding uncharacterized protein LOC8072730: MLLRRVAAADDGSGAGVGRPRLFAVPRLLVGLGAGAPRCGGATPDCDSPTAARSPTSPLDLRPPFAALGGGGGGSLLRSPRSPRARSWDSHRLGLGGLVDDALALAEPAGGGASRNPLLGLGAAQARQQPFKLLPQCLATRPRDCAHASPVLGNVGTAVASYKPVPCSRSYGDVKSGPEGVTVPGAAAPPGASSHPADLGKFPAAGSLPASIGGGPRRYVGSVSATEVEQSEDYTCIIAHGPNPKTTRIFGDCILEPCTLGDGVDAMEVKEGAESYWLVKCFDDGEPGEEFLSSCVSCKKKLDGNDSCIYRGEKAFCSRNCRDQEVLTEEEENITTTVSPLSSAGSSSSFNDDIFMAEMVVLAAPVDVHYP; encoded by the exons ATGCTGCTCAGGAGGGTGGCGGCGGCCGACGACGGCTCCGGCGCGGGCGTAGGGAGGCCGCGGCTCTTCGCCGTGCCCAGGCTGCTGGTCGGGCTCGGGGCCGGGGCGCCCAGGTGCGGGGGCGCAACGCCGGACTGCGACTCGCCGACGGCGGCGCGCAGCCCGACGTCGCCGCTCGACCTCAGGCCACCATTCGCcgcgctcggcggcggcggcggcggctcgctGCTCCGCTCGCCGCGCTCGCCGAGGGCCAGGAGCTGGGACTCGCACCGCCTCGGCCTCGGTGGCCTCGTCGACgacgccctcgccctcgccgagCCCGCCGGgggcggcgccagcaggaacccCCTGCTCGGCCTCGGCGCCGCCCAGGCGCGGCAGCAGCCGTTCAAGCTGCTGCCGCAGTGCCTCGCTACCCGGCCGAGAGACTGCGCCCACGCGTCTCCGGTGCTCGGGAATGTGGGGACTGCCGTCGCTAGCTACAAGCCGGTGCCGTGCAGCAGGTCCTACGGGGATGTGAAGTCTGGTCCAGAGGGGGTCACCGTGcccggcgccgccgctccgcctggCGCGAGCAGCCACCCTGCCGATCTTGGCAAGTTCCCCGCGGCGGGGTCCCTGCCGGCGTCCATCGGCGGCGGCCCGCGCCGGTACGTCGGGTCCGTGTCCGCGACGGAGGTGGAGCAGTCGGAGGACTACACCTGCATCATCGCGCACGGCCCGAACCCGAAGACCACTCGCATCTTTGGGGACTGCATCTTGGAGCCCTGCACTCTCGGTGACGGCGTGGACGCCATGGAAGTCAAGGAAGGAGCAGAGTCCTACTGGCTGGTCAAGTGCTTCGATGACGGCGAGCCTGGCGAGGAGTTCTTGAGCTCCTGCGTCTCTTGCAAGAAGAAGCTGGATGGCAATGACTCCTGCATTTATCG TGGTGAGAAGGCATTCTGCAGTAGGAACTGCAGGGATCAGGAAGTCCTTACTGAAGAGGAAGAGAACATCACAACAACTGTGTCCCCCCTCAGCTCGGCTGGCTCATCATCTTCCTTCAACGATGACATATTCATGGCTGAGATGGTTGTGCTGGCTGCACCAGTTGACGTCCACTACCCCTGA